The genomic segment AATAAAGGGTGGGGGGTGATAATAGGCAAAGTGTCACAGTGCTGTAATAAAACGCAATAATAAATAGAATTTCTTGTGTAAAACAATCTGAACAAAACAGTGAAGTAAATATGCTCTCTCTAGGAGAAGGTCAAAGAGCAAAAGTCCTCCGAAGAAAGAGAAAAGCCCTGTAAGGTAAGAGTTTAAAAGTTCACAATAAGTGACATGTGCTAACAAATCTGAAAACTAGTCTGTGTGAAGGCAGAGCTTATCTGCAAATTGATTCTTAGAGCAAGTTTGATTGTTAGGCTTTGGCTTgtgttttataaacaaaaatatacagagGAACCTTGAAAGTATCATATTTATAatggagttgttttttttaaagacttttcaTTGGAAACCGTTGTGCAACAACGTTAAACTCCTGTTGCTGTGAAGAGAATAAACCCACTGTTTGCCTACTATCTACTACTCACTTTCTAGGATTGTAATTATTGGTCCTGATGCCTTCAGCGTCTCAGAAAACCTGATCTGCAGATTGTCACATTTCTGCAGATATCAGACTTGTTGCCCAAAATAACCACCAAATACAGTAATGACTGAATCTGTATTCGGGAGATCGAAAATTTGTGAGCTAAATGGCATGGTCCATTTTGGCATAAATTATCAGGCCTAGTGGTCCCAAAGTTGCTTCCTGAATTTATCACCATCAACCTGCAGTTTTATTTACTTCTGTAAGGTGTAGTGGCTGCCATGGCTAAAAAGGGGACACAAATACAATGGCAAGTTTAAGGGGCCTGGTAACTTGGCTTTGAGGTCACTCCCACCAATTATTGGAATATTACCCTGATGACAACAACCAAAAAATGtggaacttgcatttatattcctTTAGCCCTCCTGTTGTTATAACCCCTTAAGAAGCTAGAAGGAAATATCTAGGTTTAGTACGAGTAGGAGTTTTTAGTATCTGGATAGATCAGGCAACTTTGCCAATATCCACAAAACACTGATTGGTGAGGGATAGTGCGATATACAaagatttttgtaattttaaaaaaagttggtgtGCAGAATTCTTTCAGTATAGCCATTTCCTTGCACTGAGTAGCAGGAAACTGTTCTATGTATAGAGGCCAAATGTTGTAAGACAAATTAGCAGAAGCAttaatttggctttttattccaGGGGTCCGATAGATAATCTGTCTCCTGAAGAAAGAGATTCACGCACTGTGTTCTGTATGCAGCTGGCTGCTAGGATTCGTCCAAGAGATTTGGAAGAATTCTTCTCAACAGTAGGCAAAGTAAGTAAAAGAACAGTTTAAAAGGCAAGTCAGCCCCAAAATaaaatgtctaataaaagggcataattctaagcaactttgtaatatacatgcATTACCAATTTTCTGTGGTTTAAGTTATATGTATGTTATGCtattgaaagtagggatgcaccaaattcaggatgtGGTTTGGAATTCGAGCGCGATTTGGCTGAAaacttgtgcctggccgaactaaattctaatttgcatatgattcggccaaatcccaaattgtggattcagtgcatccctaattgaaagcaGCGTTTGTCTCTTCTATTCTgtgtcctggtggctcagactgtttaTACAATGGAAGACAagtagctgattaacagacctgtcttttctGGGGAATGAAGACTTGCATGTCCCAATATGGTCACATCCTCACCAATACTTCCAGTTCGCCTTCGCCAACCAACACTTGGTCTTCCATCAGCTCCACGTGTCTTCACACAGCAGCTACCCCTCAGACTTATAGGAGTATTTGAAAATTTTTAAtaactgtatattagaaagttgattagaattatgttttggccatgggggcagccattcaagccggggaaaaaaaggcacaggttacatagcagataacagacaagccctgtccaatacaaaggtgtgttatctgctatgtatgcTGTGCAATTTCTCGTTTTTCCccagcttgaatgtctgcccccatggctacacagcagcttatttatataaagtatagtggTCTTTCTGAAGCACAACTTTTaacggtacattatattttgtgtattgtattgtgTGTAGTATTTTGGTCATTAATCTTGAATGTTAggatttttttgttgtgtccaTGCATACATTTAACATTTTCGCCTATTGTAGGTCCGTGACGTGCGAATGATTTCAGACAGAAATTCCAGACGCTCTAAAGGCATTGCTTATGTGGAATTTCTGGATCAGAGCTCTGTGCCTCTTGCGATCGGCCTTACAGGCCAGAAAGTTTTAGGAGTCCCAATAATAGTACAGGCTTCACAGGTATGTACCGGTGGGATTAATTTGCTTAATCTTTCCGCGCAAATTGCAAGACATGCTGCTgaacctttattttattatttgtacacAATGTATAATCTGCCAAAGTCTGTTtccttattccttttttttttttagtgatgtgacatggcatttatttattataagttgACAATTTACCATATCCAAAAGGTAAAAATTCCATTACACAGCAGCATCCTTAAGTGAGGCCTTAAGTTTACTTCAGCAAGCCAACTCAACAAAACTAAATGTATGTCATGTTAAACCAGTGAGAACATGTTCCTATTTAAGTTTATGCAAATGTAGTGCACAGTGTAGTTTTGTTTTGGCATTAACCTTATTATTAAACTTCCATAACATCATTTTCATTCCTGCAGGCAGAAAAAAACAGAGCAGCTGCATTGGCCAATAATCTCCAGAAAGGCACTGCTGGGCCCATGCGCTTGTATGTAGGATCATTACACTTTAACATAACAGAAGACATGCTTCGTGGGATATTTGAGCCTTTTGGCAGAGTGAGTAGCAGCAGTACTTGTACTTAAGCAAATGCTGACCTCATTGGCTGAAAAAagattaaactgtttttttttttgttttttttttctactagatTGAAAGTATTCAGCTTATGATGGACAGTGAGACTGGTCGCTCTAAAGGATATGGTTTTATTACTGTAAGTGTCTTTGCTTAGTCTTGAATTATCTCTCATTCAGCCTTTCGAATCAGTAGATAAAGTACGAAAGTAGATCTGTTAATATTTTGTCCTGCAGTGATGTCTTGACTTCATGTGTTGCAGTTCTCAGATTCTGAATGTGCCAAAAAAGCTTTGGAGCAGTTGAATGGGTTTGAGCTGGCTGGTCGGCCAATGAAAGTTGGCCATGTCACAGAGCGAACTGATGCGTCCAATGCAAGCTCATTTCTTGACAGTGATGAGCTGGAAAGGACAGGAATTGACCTTGGAACTACTGGCCGCCTTCAGCTAATGGCTAGGCTTGCAGAGGGTAAGGCTTTTCATCATCATGGCAACTTGGTACAATTTGTTACTTCAGTGTTCAGCCTTAATGTATTTAGTGGCAGCTGCATTTTGCATAACACCATCTGACTGCTATGTATATAGAAGGCTGCATTTGTGCTGTACATTGTGCTGTTAGGCAGTTTATATTTATGCTTAAAATACTgcgtatttaattatttatttttttttaaaaaaaagtgcatattcattttttgtcatAAATGAGTAATAGAGTATTCTATTTGGTACATGCTAAAAAGCCATTGCCATGTCATTTTGTCGATGTTACGATGGAACATAAAGCTAAATTTGAATACCAGAGAACCTATTGGTGTTTTTAtataacaatacaggtataggaccggttatccaaaatgtttgggaccaAGAGTTTTCTAGATACGTCATCTTTGCATATTTCAGttctcttttaaacattaaataaacccaatgtgattgttttgcctccaataaggatgagttgtatcttagtcaggatcaagtacaaggtactgtttcgcTATTCGACAAAAAGGGTatagaaaaaatgtatatcattttgaattatttggttaaaattgattTTTCCGTGGTTCAGAACTTTTTGGAAAACTGGTGTCTGGATAACGTATTCTatacctgtagtttttttttttaatggaacaattaagtaaatatatttacccattaaaggagaaggaaagtagatTAGCACttagccaaatgttaggcaccccccaagtgaacACAGTGCCGGTGCCCCCTATGAGCAGAaaaccggcctggggttataccagtgaacaccaccgagtgatcctcttccgccttctttcttcaaatttcatggggcagacgcatgcgcaatagaatgaaaaagccgactttttagtaaaagttcggcttttcactcttaATGCGCAGCTGCGCAAACAAAgtaagccagaagaggatcaccggtgcagttttctgctgatgggagcacaGGGTTtcaattaattaaatacaatcacttgggggtgcctaacatttggcacccccaagtgctaaacaactttccttctcctttaaactgccagCACTTTGCCAGGTTAATGACACTTTTCTATAATGTAACTGTAAACCTGGAATTGTATGTGCTACATCTGCAGGCTGAAACTTTGATTGCCTATAATGCAGCACATATGTTGTTGGCAAGCAGCAGATTAAATAGTAGGAGGATTTagcttaagctggccaaagatccaatcatatgaatcatcgtacgatcagacttcccccatctccagacctgccactaaccattcagatcaaataaagtagtaaaagaacagatcagccgatgttctgcccctgacaacaatcacACGAAAGTCATGttcaaccaaagctagtgacagtttccctctgaaaatcgtacaatcggcaaaaCTTGCAGAGATCTTATtggcagccgacaaatcttttaacctgtccgatcgaccaaacaaccgatctccaccggacgaaaaatgtccagactctccacacacggtctgaaaatcgcatgattcctcaattcgtacgatctgatctttgcgtctatagccagcttaagacTGGTATTTGTGGCATTGTCTCTGCAGtggattttcatttatttgtaccCACTATATCTGGTTCGTAAATGGAATTTtcctaatttgcttatttgtAGTGTTCCTATACAAGGCAGCCAATTAACTGCACCATACCAGTATTGATATATAGTGGGTGGCTAGTCACAAATGTGTGAAAAATGGTGTTGATGTGTTACACTAATTGCTAATATATATTGCTGTCCCAGGCACTGGCTTGCAGATCCCTCCAGCAGCACAACAAGCTCTACAGATGAGTGGCTCGTTAGCTTTTGGAGCAGTAGCAGGTGAGAATAGCTTTTACTAATCTCTGTAAATACTGATTTTGAACTTGTTGCTTTGAAGCACGGTGGTGCGATTTCATTACCTTGTGGTAACTTTCTGTTCTTACTGTTAACAGACCTCCAGACAAGAATTTCCCAGCAGAGTGAAGGTTAGTATAATACTCACCCCCCCTTTTTTAACATTGTACAAAATGAATCTCCGACTTCATAAtgacactgaaataaaaaaaaacaatccttaaGATCTTTGTAAGGCAGCAGTGAAAGGAACAATATTTTATTCACTAATTATATTCAAGTAGAGTATGGGTATGTGGAACTAAGCAATTATGCACCTTTcatgcagtatatactgtagtcaGCCCTGTTTGTATCGCTCTCTGCTCTAACCAGGGATGGGTCCCCATGCACTGTCCAATTAGGGTCCATTTGAATCTGTAATGTTTAAGTTTTCATAAGAATAGGATTTGAATGGGCCTTTGCAACAACAGCACAATCTACTAAATAATTCCTTTTCTTGATTCTAGcactggctgctgctgctgcagccgcATCTGCAGCTTCAATTACTTTGGCATCAGCCACGCTACCTATCCCCGCAACTACTCAGCCCATTGCTACACAATGCTTCCAGCTTTCCAACATGTTTAACCCACAAACGTAAGTACATGCAACATTTTGTGATTGCtttataccaacatttttttttctaagctaGTGTGCTATCCAGCTTAATACTTGTCATTGGACGATTTCGTCTCATGGCCTATTTGACGGGCGGATTATTTTAAAATCGTACAATGAAACAGACTGGGGCTGTTAAAATCATTTGTCTTGCAGGCCTATAGTCGCACAGCCTCTGTGCAGTTTAATGGGTTcaatgtagcaaaaaatatttggttttataaGTGGAGACCATTGCTTTGTTTACTCATCGCAAGTAGTGGTTGACCAAACCTTGAACAGTAGAATATTTTTGTCTATCTGATtctaaaaatgtttgtatttcccGCCATAACCAAAGTGGTTAAATACAGGTTAACATTGAGCTTTTTTAGAGTCTGTGTTCTAAATCTTTTACAGTGAGGATGAGCTAGGTTGGGACTCTGAAATTAAAGAGGACGTCATTGAAGAATGCAATAAACACGGGGGAGTCGTTCATCTTTATGTAGACAAAAATTCAGCTCAGGTAAGGAGTGTTTCTGTTTAACATGTAATCATCTGTTCATTAGCTACCTCAGGATACTATGTTCAAGTTGCAACTTCTTACGTGTAATTCTTTGCCAACAGGGCAATGTCTATGTCAAATGTCCAACCATTGCATCTGCGATTGCTGCTGTTAATGCTCTGCACGGAAGGTGGTTTGCTGGTGAGTGTGATTTCTATTTCTTTTGTCTCGTCTGCATGTAATTAGCATACATCTTAAAGCCCCATTTTTGCTTTCCAATAGGTAAGATGATCACAGCTGCCTATGTACCTCTCCCCACTTACCACAGCTTGTTCCCTGATTCCATGACCTCAACTCAGCCTCTGTTTCCTTCTCGTCGATGAATGGACATGAATaccattttgtgtatatatatatacttcttttttttttttttgagagagagagagaatggtcTTTTTATTTAGATGGGGTACAGAGAGAATGTCATCGGTGCATAAGATCTTGAAATAAGAAGAGTGAATGCTTGTACCGGCAAATTTGCTTTTAAACCCATTCATTGCCTATGCTGCCTCGCTGTCCCTCTAGAATAGATAATGTACGGcagcttgaaaaaggacagaTGTAGAAACATCTTTCACTTCAGGTCCAGCACATGGGGAAATGTTCGGCAAGAGCATTTCAATCCTTAATCCCTGTTAAATGGCTTAAAATGTTTGATTCTATGGTAATACTTGTGCGTTAATTATGTCCATCAAACAGTTTAATCTGTGATATCCGCCAACAACAAAACAGTTGGAACCTCAGTTCAGTAGTAGATTTCTGTACTCTAACTTTTCTTTTGTACATAGTGTCATGGTGTTGAAGTACCAAACAAAATCTCCACTGTGTTTCCAGGCAAATGAGTTGGACAAAACGCAGCAGATTTACATGGCTGCCAGGGAATACAAGGGGTATTTTGGCTGGCCGCATATAATCCTTTGCTCTTTAAGCTCTGTGAGCTctgaaatatatagtttttttttttgttaatttggtGTGTTTGACAAGACGGCTTGATATTTCTATGAAACTTTCATATTTCAACAATCTTTGTAAAGAAGCTCTAAAATAAAGGTCTTTAGAAAAATTGTCACCTTCTGCCTTTCTTTTGTGATGTCTCTGAAATAGGTTATTTTGTAAAAGCTATGGTACAACTGCTGCATATGGAGGGGTGGGGGCAGACCTAAGGCCTTTATCAATTATACGGGCAGTCGCATAACCAATATGGCTCGTTCACAAACCCTACAGGCTTCAAAGTGCAAGTTGCACCAAATTTGGGGAAATGCAAAGTTTAGCACTGTCAGGTGCAAGGCAGATTACATCCTGCAAATAATGGATCCTTTTAACCGGTTATGTCATGTTGTTCCTAGCAAAATAGTTTCCTAATTTCTCAGTGGGGTGGAAGTTAATgccaaagcaagaaaaaaaaaaaaactaaacaggcAGGAGTCTCATTGTAGGACCCTTTTGCATTATGTAGACCACTGACCACAGAGAGATCAGAATGTGTTTTAGAATGTAATTGATGTCACTGGACTAAACGTTTAAAAGGTGCGTAGATGAAAAGGAGGTCCCAGTGCAGGCAGCCATATTTGGTGGGATGCAACAGAAAGGCAGCCAATTGTACACTATCTGATCAGTCAGGAACCATGCAgaatttgcacaaatatggctgccTTTAGACAGCAGCACAAGAATGGCATACAAAAGCTAATGGCACATGTGGAATTTTTTCTCTTGTCGTAGCAATAGCTACTGTGTTAGAAACGACATGCACAGGGGCCATATGACAGCAAGTTGTTGGCTTTCTGCTGGCATAGAATAAAAATGAGCCATTTAGAATTATTTCTCTTATGACCTTGGGAGGGGGGGCACAGGAACCAAGGGGTAAAGCTCCTCCATCCAGAAGGCAGGACACTGATGCCAAAAAGGCTGAACTCCACCATCTCCCTCCTGCTTAACTCCATatgtctggggtttttttttgtcctgcaTACAAGGAGGTAGAAGCTTTGCCTCTAGGAGGCCCCACAAAAGGAGTCTTCGGTCAATGACTAGCGTTGACACCCCAGATGAGACCAGAGTCAGGACCGCTCCTGTACTCGGAGGATAGCACCAGCACTGGATGCTTCTGCTGGGGTCCATAATCCTTAGACACAAGCTGACGTCCCACAGACGCTGCCGGGACCAGTGATTGGCCAGACAGAGCGGCTCTTTTGACTAACTCATTTCCGGGACCCCTCTGAGAAAGTAGGCTGCAGGCCAACCAACTGTCTCTCCTAGGAGACCGCTCAGCTTCCCCTCCTATAGcagcttctgctcctcttcaggggtgctcagtccgcagcgtccccaccgtTTAACTCaaactgtgccaaaggaatggacggcactccacttgaagaggaaaaaagtctttattgcaagctAAAATAGGGATCAAAGGCCCGCAttctgacccgcaagtaccttatccgcaacctggacccgctgaccatcaagaatcaggaagtgctgtcgtaaaccggaagtgacatcatcagaattAGACGTGATCAgcaaaaaggagtaaaactcactattgagaagatCCACGGGCCgccccgcagaaccgccgacccacaCCCggacttctacccgcaacccgcaggtaacccggtacccgacccgctgcaggactctactgcagGCAATTGCAAATCTCTCCTCATCATTGGACAAGTTTGTTAACCAACTGTCTGCCCAGCCTCTCATCAGGCAAGAGAAAGGCAGCATCTGCTGAGGATATCAGGGACTCTGAGCTCAGTGAGGGAGAGATTTCCTTAGCCTCATCTGAGGATATCACTGATCCTGACCGGGACGTACCCCATGATGTAGACGGGAATTATCTGTGCCATTAacaactccttaaaggagaactaaactcccccaATAAGATAAGACCCTACGTACTAccctagatcagggctgtccaccCCCGCAtcaagtctgcctgctgtgtccgcttaccatgtgtaaactttaacggagctagcacacaggcagattcggggagatttagtcgcctggcaactaatcgcctcttctgcggggtgacaatcttcccgaactgccttccgcctgctataatgagaaaatgccagcgccaatgcactcacggtgctttgatttccgaaattgccttatgaggaaactttgTGCCACTTCAGAAATTGATGAGCCGTTGAGTgcattgacgctggcgttttctcattatagcaggcggaaggcagggatatggtcaccccgcagaagaaacgattagtcgccaggcgactaaatctccccgtgtgctagctccctaaaaggtatcactacagagattaactgtcccctgcattgtttaatcaaattcaaactaatcctctgttttgttcacacctgtgatcctcctgtattgttcacacttgtgacgcctctattgttcacactagtgatgtgcgggtcgagagtttctcgaccctaacccgcccgctccctacctGCCCCCGCCGTGACatctcaaaaggggcggggcaggcggaaATCTATAAATTCCAGCGCCGTAAGTACTAGGTCGCGACCCGTGCATTTTGTCCAGGGCTATgaggattttcattcatccaggtcatggtatatctagtataggtaaattttaaaacaactggacttgctgagtaatcaatgaagattttcatccgagcagcttcttcagtttttttaaaatttacctatactagatattttgtccaggggtcggcccgcacatcactagttcacaccctaaagccctgtactgttcacacctaaaacccagactgaaactgccccattgttcacctgttcacacaggtttctaatatagttaattaaccaaaatgtaacatataaagcctggagtgactggatgtcgaacaggacttcctgcttttcagctctcaactctgagttagtcagtgactataaggggggccacatgggacataactgttcagtgagtttgaaacggatcctcaacattcagctcagattcaaacctGCAGATCAATCTCTCAGAAATGGTACTATTAataatgcttaataaaaaaaattaccattatAAAAAACAGCTTCCGGATGTACTTTTGGTCTTTACCAAAAGGCGACTGCAAGATCCGATGTGCGTTGCTCGACATCTCCTCCTTGGCAGCCTTCTAAACCTGAAGTTTGTTTTGACTGCGGGCAGTGTAACTTCTTTGGcgtcatttatttctgtaaaagcaGGCGAGTGACGGACTACAGCAGCACACTGGTCAGCAATAAATCTAAAAACTAATGAAGAACCCTCCTAAATCCCTGCGTGCATTAATTCAGCTCTCCCCCtgcttttacagaaataaatgatgccGAAGAAGTTACACTGCCTGCCGCCAAAACAAACTTCTGGTTTAGAAGGCTGCCAAGGAGGAGATGTTGAGCAATGCACATTGGATCTTGCAGTCGCCTTTTGGGAAAGACAGAGTACATCCGGAAGCAGCGTTttataatggtttttttttattaagcattgaTCATAGTACCATTTCTGAGAGATGGATCTGCAGGTGGAAAAGGGTAGTGTGTAttttgaacttaaaaaaaaaatttgtgttactggtcctttaaatgaacACCTTATTGGTGCATGTgctggaaattgcagaagggaacaGAGGACCAGAAGAATACCAAaaagccagaagatggcgcccatgagctctgctgcacttactctACACAGATACGCAAGTActgtgttaggggcactttcaggggtaatttACTGTGcaggggactatctagggtagtaggtaggggctttagttctcttttaaagctgGATCTGGTTCATTTAGGCATGTCATTGCAGCGGCATGGGTTAGCTGGGCCATGGATGATTGGAGCAGGAGCTGATGGGAGAACACACCTCACGTTGATTTATCTTAACCAGCTGCCAAAATTGTGGATGCAAATGCCCTTCTGGGAGATGCCTTCCTCCATTCATAGTAGGCATCAGCCACCAGAGTCGCAAAGTGCTCTGGTAAAACACTGGACTGACCTCAGCTCTAAGAAGGCTCTGACGGCTATGGCCTTCAAGGGCAAAGTCTATTTGGTGAACAGTTGGAGATGATAGCACAAGCA from the Xenopus laevis strain J_2021 chromosome 9_10L, Xenopus_laevis_v10.1, whole genome shotgun sequence genome contains:
- the rbm39.L gene encoding RNA binding motif protein 39 L homeolog (The RefSeq protein has 1 substitution compared to this genomic sequence), which produces MADDIDIEAMLEAPYQKDENKLSSANGHEERSKKRKKSKSRSRSRERKRSKSKERKRSRDRERKRSKSREKKRSRSRERRKSRSRSRDRRFRGHYRSSYSGPKFGGSGRGKIGIPHGVKLRRRSKSKSPPKKDKSPVRGPIDNLSPEERDSRTVFCMQLAARIRPRDLEEFFSTVGKVRDVRMISDRNSRRSKGIAYVEFLDQSSVPLAIGLTGQKVLGVPIIVQASQAEKNRAAALANNLQKGTAGPMRLYVGSLHFNITEDMLRGIFEPFGRIESIQLMMDSETGRSKGYGFITFSDSECAKKALEQLNGFELAGRPMKVGHVTERTDASNASSFLDSDELERTGIDLGTTGRLQLMARLAEGTGLQIPPAAQQALQMSGSLAFGAVADLQTRISQQSEALAAAAAAASAASITLASATLPIPATTQPIATQCFQLSNMFNPQTEDELGWDSEIKEDVIEECNKHGGVVHLYVDKNSAQGNVYVKCPTIASAIAAVNALHGRWFAGKMITAAYVPLPTYHSLFPDSMTSTQPLFPSRR
- the rbm39.L gene encoding RNA binding motif protein 39 L homeolog isoform X1, which encodes MLALLNYQKMADDIDIEAMLEAPYQKDENKLSSANGHEERSKKRKKSKSRSRSRERKRSKSKERKRSRDRERKRSKSREKKRSRSRERRKSRSRSRDRRFRGHYRSSYSGPKFGGSGRGKIGIPHGVKLRRRSKSKSPPKKEKSPVRGPIDNLSPEERDSRTVFCMQLAARIRPRDLEEFFSTVGKVRDVRMISDRNSRRSKGIAYVEFLDQSSVPLAIGLTGQKVLGVPIIVQASQAEKNRAAALANNLQKGTAGPMRLYVGSLHFNITEDMLRGIFEPFGRIESIQLMMDSETGRSKGYGFITFSDSECAKKALEQLNGFELAGRPMKVGHVTERTDASNASSFLDSDELERTGIDLGTTGRLQLMARLAEGTGLQIPPAAQQALQMSGSLAFGAVADLQTRISQQSEALAAAAAAASAASITLASATLPIPATTQPIATQCFQLSNMFNPQTEDELGWDSEIKEDVIEECNKHGGVVHLYVDKNSAQGNVYVKCPTIASAIAAVNALHGRWFAGKMITAAYVPLPTYHSLFPDSMTSTQPLFPSRR
- the rbm39.L gene encoding RNA binding motif protein 39 L homeolog isoform X3, with protein sequence MDTKNAARSKKKSKSRSRSRERKRSKSKERKRSRDRERKRSKSREKKRSRSRERRKSRSRSRDRRFRGHYRSSYSGPKFGGSGRGKIGIPHGVKLRRRSKSKSPPKKEKSPVRGPIDNLSPEERDSRTVFCMQLAARIRPRDLEEFFSTVGKVRDVRMISDRNSRRSKGIAYVEFLDQSSVPLAIGLTGQKVLGVPIIVQASQAEKNRAAALANNLQKGTAGPMRLYVGSLHFNITEDMLRGIFEPFGRIESIQLMMDSETGRSKGYGFITFSDSECAKKALEQLNGFELAGRPMKVGHVTERTDASNASSFLDSDELERTGIDLGTTGRLQLMARLAEGTGLQIPPAAQQALQMSGSLAFGAVADLQTRISQQSEALAAAAAAASAASITLASATLPIPATTQPIATQCFQLSNMFNPQTEDELGWDSEIKEDVIEECNKHGGVVHLYVDKNSAQGNVYVKCPTIASAIAAVNALHGRWFAGKMITAAYVPLPTYHSLFPDSMTSTQPLFPSRR
- the rbm39.L gene encoding RNA binding motif protein 39 L homeolog isoform X2; translated protein: MNCRAPVWHSNKDENKLSSANGHEERSKKRKKSKSRSRSRERKRSKSKERKRSRDRERKRSKSREKKRSRSRERRKSRSRSRDRRFRGHYRSSYSGPKFGGSGRGKIGIPHGVKLRRRSKSKSPPKKEKSPVRGPIDNLSPEERDSRTVFCMQLAARIRPRDLEEFFSTVGKVRDVRMISDRNSRRSKGIAYVEFLDQSSVPLAIGLTGQKVLGVPIIVQASQAEKNRAAALANNLQKGTAGPMRLYVGSLHFNITEDMLRGIFEPFGRIESIQLMMDSETGRSKGYGFITFSDSECAKKALEQLNGFELAGRPMKVGHVTERTDASNASSFLDSDELERTGIDLGTTGRLQLMARLAEGTGLQIPPAAQQALQMSGSLAFGAVADLQTRISQQSEALAAAAAAASAASITLASATLPIPATTQPIATQCFQLSNMFNPQTEDELGWDSEIKEDVIEECNKHGGVVHLYVDKNSAQGNVYVKCPTIASAIAAVNALHGRWFAGKMITAAYVPLPTYHSLFPDSMTSTQPLFPSRR
- the rbm39.L gene encoding RNA binding motif protein 39 L homeolog isoform X4, yielding MQLAARIRPRDLEEFFSTVGKVRDVRMISDRNSRRSKGIAYVEFLDQSSVPLAIGLTGQKVLGVPIIVQASQAEKNRAAALANNLQKGTAGPMRLYVGSLHFNITEDMLRGIFEPFGRIESIQLMMDSETGRSKGYGFITFSDSECAKKALEQLNGFELAGRPMKVGHVTERTDASNASSFLDSDELERTGIDLGTTGRLQLMARLAEGTGLQIPPAAQQALQMSGSLAFGAVADLQTRISQQSEALAAAAAAASAASITLASATLPIPATTQPIATQCFQLSNMFNPQTEDELGWDSEIKEDVIEECNKHGGVVHLYVDKNSAQGNVYVKCPTIASAIAAVNALHGRWFAGKMITAAYVPLPTYHSLFPDSMTSTQPLFPSRR